From Parus major isolate Abel chromosome 1A, Parus_major1.1, whole genome shotgun sequence, the proteins below share one genomic window:
- the SMO gene encoding smoothened homolog — protein MPKCEDGQVELPSQTLCQATRTPCIIVERERGWPDFLKCTTDRFPEGCPNEVQNIKFNSSGQCEAPLVRTDNPKSWYEDVEGCGIQCQNPLFTEKEHREMHVYIAAFSSVTIFCTFFTLATFVADWRNSNRYPAVILFYVNACFFVGSIGWLAQFMDGAREEIVCRADGTMRLGEPTSNETLSCVIIFVIVYYSLMSGVIWFVMLTYAWHTSFKALGTTYQPLLGKTSYFHLITWSIPFVLTVAILAVAQVDGDSVSGICFVGYKNYRYRAGFVLAPIGLVLIVGGYFLIRGVMTLFSIKSNHPGLLSEKAASKINETMLRLGIFGFLAFGFVFITFGCHFYDFFNQAEWERSFREYVLCEANVTIATQTNKPIPDCEIKNRPSLLVEKINLFAMFGTGVSMSTWVWTKATLLIWKRTWCRLTGQSDDQPKRIKKSKMIAKAFSKRKELLRDPGRELSFSLHTVSHDGPVAGLAFNINEPSADVSSAWAQHVTKMVARRGAILPQDISVTPVATPVPPEERANLWVVEADVSPELQKRGGHKKKRRKKKKKKEVNPDPERCLGVSSVPRLPRLPPQPCLVAFTPDVQPDAAFPGQSRRAEVLHVISNPFCPESGAEESPGRWQHNGGSPWPPQPWPGPARTQGRRAGLAPIHSRTNLVDAELLEPDSDF, from the exons ATGCCCAAGTGCGAGGATGGGCAGGTGGAGCTGCCCAGCCAGACCCTGTGCCAGGCCACCCGGACTCCCTGCATCATCGTGGAGCGCGAGCGCGGCTGGCCCGACTTCCTCAAGTGCACCACCGACCGCTTCCCCGAGGGCTGCCCG AACGAGGTGCAGAACATCAAGTTCAACAGCTCGGGGCAGTGCGAGGCGCCGCTGGTGAGGACGGACAACCCCAAGAGCTGGTACGAGGACGTGGAGGGCTGCGGCATCCAGTGCCAGAACCCGCTCTTCACCGAGAAGGAGCACCGCGAGATGCACGTCTACATCGCCGCCTTCAGCTCCGTCACCATCTTCTGCACCTTCTTCACCCTG GCCACGTTTGTCGCTGACTGGAGGAACTCCAACCGCTACCCCGCCGTCATCCTGTTCTACGTCAACGCCTGCTTCTTCGTGGGCAGCATCGGGTGGCTGGCGCAGTTCATGGACGGCGCCCGCGAGGAGATCGTGTGCCGGGCCGACGGCACCATGAGGCTGGGCGAGCCCAC CTCCAACGAGACGCTGTCCTGCGTCATCATCTTCGTCATCGTCTACTACTCGCTGATGTCGGGTGTCATCTGGTTCGTCATGCTCACCTACGCCTGGCACACCTCCTTCAAAGCCCTGGGCACCACCTACCAGCCGCTGCTGGGCAAGACCTCCTACTTCCACCTCATCACCTGGTCCATCCCCTTCGTGCTCACCGTGGCCATCCTGGCCGTGGCGCAG GTGGATGGTGACTCTGTCAGCGGCATCTGCTTCGTGGGCTACAAGAATTACCGCTACCGAGCCGGCTTCGTGCTGGCCCCCATCGGGCTGGTGCTCATCGTGGGTGGCTATTTCCTCATCCGGG GGGTCATGACGCTCTTCTCCATCAAGAGCAACCACCCCGGGCTGCTGAGCGAGAAGGCGGCCAGCAAGATCAACGAGACCATGCTGCGCCTGG GCATCTTCGGCTTCTTGGCCTTTGGCTTCGTCTTCATCACCTTTGGCTGCCACTTCTACGACTTCTTCAACCAGGCCGAGTGGGAGCGCAGCTTCCGGGAGTACGTCCT GTGCGAGGCCAACGTGACCATCGCCACACAGACCAACAAGCCCATCCCGGACTGCGAGATCAAGAACCGGCCCAGCCTCCTGGTGGAGAAGATCAACCTCTTCGCCATGTTCGGCACTGGCGTCTCCATGAGCACCTGGGTCTGGACCAAGGCCACCCTGCTCATCTGGAAGCGCACCTGGTGCAG gctgaCGGGGCAGAGCGATGACCAGCCCAAGAGGATCAAGAAGAGCAAGATGATCGCCAAGGCCTTCTCCAAGCGCAAGGAGCTGCTGCGCGACCCGGGCCGGGAGCTGTCCTTCAGCCTGCACACCGTGTCCCACGACGGCCCCGTGG CCGGTTTGGCCTTCAACATCAACGAGCCGTCGGCCGACGTGTCCTCGGCGTGGGCCCAGCACGTCACCAAGATGGTGGCCAGGAGAGGGGCGATCCTGCCCCAGGACATCTCCGTGACGCCTGTGGCGACACCTG tgccaccagagGAGAGAGCCAACCTGTGGGTGGTGGAGGCCGACGTGTCCCCGGAGCTGCAGAAGCGCGGCGGCCACAAGAAGAAGcggaggaagaagaagaagaagaaggaggtgAACCCAGACCCCGAGCGCTGCCTGGGGGTCTCCTCCGTCCCTCGCCTGCCTCGCCtgcccccccagccctgcctggtggCTTTTACCCCCGATGTCCAGCCCGACGCCGCCTTCCCCGGGCAGAGCCGCAGAGCCGAGGTCTTGCACGTGATCAGCAACCCCTTCTGCCCCGAGAGCGGCGCTGAGGAGAGCCCCGGGCGCTGGCAGCACAACGGGGGCTCCCCGtggccaccccagccctggccagggcCAGCCAGGACTCAGGGCCgccgggcagggctggccccCATCCACTCCCGGACCAACCTGGTGGACgcggagctgctggagcccgACTCGGACTTCTGA
- the TSPAN33 gene encoding tetraspanin-33 isoform X2: MISMVMVAVGVYARLLKHAEAAMACLAVDPAILLIMVGVLTFLITFCGCVGSLRENICLLQMFSVCLTIIFLLQLAAGVLGFVFSDKARGKVSEIINGAIVHYRDDLDLQNLIDFGQKEFSCCGGVSYKDWSQNVYFNCTATNPSRERCSVPFSCCLHDAEQAVINTMCGHGMQARGYLEASAFIHTNGCIDKLVNWTHSNLFLLGGITLGLALPQVRGQSSACGVFWGAALMALILNGLPDWDGIWGGAVMQMSGMGGMG; the protein is encoded by the exons atGATCTCCATGGTGATGGTGGCCGTGGGGGTCTATGCCCGGCTGCTGAAGCACGCAG AGGCAGCCATGGCGTGCCTGGCGGTGGACCCCGCCATCCTCCTCATCATGGTGGGCGTCCTCACCTTCCTCATCACCTTCTGCGGCTGCGTCGGCTCCTTGCGGGAGAACATCTGCCTGCTGCAGATG ttctCCGTCTGCCTGACCAtcatcttcctcctgcagctggcgGCCGGCGTGCTGGGCTTTGTCTTCTCTGATAAG GCACGTGGGAAGGTCAGCGAGATCATCAACGGGGCCATCGTGCATTACCGGGATGACCTGGACCTGCAGAACCTCATCGATTTTGGGCAGAAGGAG TTCAGCTGCTGCGGGGGTGTCTCCTACAAGGACTGGTCCCAGAACGTGTATTTCAACTGCACGGCCACCAACCCCAGCCGTGAGCGCTGCTCCGtgcccttctcctgctgcctgcacgACGCTGAGCAG gCCGTCATCAACACCATGTGTGGCCACGGGATGCAGGCCAGGGGCTACCTGGAGGCCAGTGCCTTCATCCACACCAACGGCTGCATCGACAAGCTGGTCAACTGGACCCACAGCAACCTCTTCCTGCTGGGGGGCATCAccctggggctggccctgccccAGGTACGGGGACAAAGCTCtgcttgtggggttttttggggggctgCCTTAATGGCATTAATCCTAAATGGATTGCCagattgggatgggatttggggtggggcAGTGATGCAAATGTCAGGCATGGGGGGAATGGGGTGA